A stretch of Telopea speciosissima isolate NSW1024214 ecotype Mountain lineage chromosome 11, Tspe_v1, whole genome shotgun sequence DNA encodes these proteins:
- the LOC122644721 gene encoding uncharacterized protein LOC122644721 codes for MRFQSSMKHKKTTVNLLSVKQRSDESIRAFVSRFNEESLDIKDLDEATAYMAMSNGLTNMDLIRDLARKPIKNMAELLERCNDLRIWRRCSKHGMTKSKAEKKRSVADDHKDEKQTRTDSRAEKFDRARSPEYTPLNTLWKEILMQIQDDGYIRRPRSMQAGSSRNPNKYCLFHKDNGHDIEECYQLKREIEELIKVGHLEQYIKGGREERGSRQPEDRDQKRAEPRFENRRAEHEEDKARVVKKDDGSRPSNDKGAPTYTILGGPGQESTRKAKVNTRFVWVAEMPNKKSKFETTISFTEADL; via the coding sequence ATGCGCTTCCAAAGTAGCATGAAGCATAAGAAgacgacggtcaacctcctcagtgtGAAACAGAGGTctgacgagtcgatccgagcatttgTCTCCCGTTTCAAcgaggaatccttagacattaaggatttagatgaggCCACGGCTTATATGGCCATGAGCAACGGACTCACCAACATGGACCTGATCAGGGACTTGGCTcgaaaaccaataaaaaatatggCCGAGCTCCTGGAAAGGTGTAATGACTTACGAATATGGCGAAGGTGCTCCAAGCACGGAATGACTAAAAGCAAggcagagaagaagagatcggTGGCTGACGACCATAAGGATGAGAAGCAGACCCGGACTGACAGCCGAGCCGAGAAGTTCGATCGAGCTCGGAGTCCTGAGTACACCCCCTTGAACACGTTGTGGaaggagatcttgatgcaaatTCAAGATGATGGATACATCCGCCGACCTCGATcgatgcaagccgggtcatccCGGAACCCCAACAAGTATTGCCTATTCCACAAAGACAATGGTCACGACATCGAAGAATGCTATCAGCTGAAgcgagaaatcgaagagctgatcaaGGTAGGGCACTTGGAGCAGTACATTAAGGGGGGCCGAGAAGAACGGGGGAGTCGACAGCCTGAAGACCGCGACCAAAAGAGGGCCGAGCCGAGGTTCGAGAATAGACGAGCCGAGCATGAAGAGGATAAAGCCCGAGTTGTGAAGAAAGATGATGGGTCCAGGCCGAGTAATGACAAAGGAGCTCCCACatacactatccttggagggcccGGACAAGAATCCACTCGAAAGGCCAAGGTAAATACGCGGTTCGTCTGGGTTGCTGAGATGCCAAACAAAAAGTCAAAGTTTGAGACgacaatctccttcaccgaggctgACCTCTaa
- the LOC122644722 gene encoding probable LRR receptor-like serine/threonine-protein kinase At3g47570, whose amino-acid sequence MALQLILVFILLFGSSLRLLEPVTASRRLIVGRNETDRLASVELIQKKISIPYEGIPYGGVNSLNNSNNYYNRVGIKCGHQQRPIIITGGESIRRNKIDQLALVEFKKQIDDPYGALRGNGLRGNISPSIGNLTFLHSLIIENNRFHGKIPQEIGNLIRLQNISFQNNNLKGELPTSLANCTRLREIYFSCNNLVGKIPVELTSLSKLEVISIYQNSLTGEIPASFGNISSFRSITLDANGLQWSIPESFGQLTNLKVLSLYKNKLSGMFPVSLYNLSSLKIIYLSENQFHGILPRDIGFTLPKLYALEIGNNLFSGRFPNSISNISTLGIIDFCHNSFIGPVPSNLADLQNLRLFFIAGNQCGGGKAGDLDFVNSLINCTHLETVDLRLNGFEGTLPNFKANLSTQLSQLYLGDNRISGTIPADIENLVNLTLLDMTYNFLEGNISSSIGKLPKLQKLLLNGNRLSGQIPSSIGNLTLLYELHLGANNLNASIPSSLGNCKNLQYLNLGDNNLQGPIPKQLFCISSLSTSLNLSNNSLVGSLPIEIGNLKSLSTIDVSKNKFFGEIPSSIGDCNSLEHLYMGSNFFKGTIPQSLTLLKGLQDLVLSLNNLSGQIPKDLEKLVALQRLNLSFNNLEGEVPTKGIFGNASAVEVNGNEKLCGGIAELQLPTCTNHGYTKREKSNAFGLVVAIISAVLGFLLISSFLILFWIRRSKSKPPSTPLIGDLFLRLSYKELFQATGGFSSANFIGSGSFGSVYKGIIDQDETIVAVKVLNLQNSRVYKSFMSECKVLRNIRHRNLVKIITSCSSLDSKGKDFKALVYEFMPNGNLDDWLHMPMEVHNHSRNLNLLQRLNIAIDVASALDYLHYHCYATIVHCDLKPSNILLDNDMTAHVGDFGLARLLLEPDDDSSHAQSSTIGIKGSIGYVAPGNK is encoded by the exons ATGGCACTTCAGCTTATTCTAGTTTTCATTCTCCTCTTTGGGAGCTCATTGAGGCTGCTAGAACCAGTCACCGCCAGTAGAAGATTGATTGTAGGGAGGAACGAGACAGATCGACTTGCTTCGGTGGAGTTAATACAGAAAAAAATTAGTATTCCATACGAAGGTATACCATACGGAGGAGTAAATTCTCTAAACAATTCCAACAATTACTACAACCGGGTGGGGATCAAATGTGGCCATCAACAACGACCAATCATTATCACCGGTGGAGAGAGCATACGGAGGAACAAGATAGATCAACTTGCTTTGGTGGAGTTCAAGAAACAAATTGATGATCCATACGGAGCACTGA GAGGAAATGGATTGAGAGGAAACATATCTCCTTCCATAGGGAATCTCACATTTTTGCATTCCCTCATCATTGAAAACAATAGATTCCATGGTAAAATCCCCCAAGAAATCGGTAATCTGATTCGACTACAAAACATTTCCTTTCAAAACAACAATCTCAAAGGAGAACTTCCAACCAGCTTGGCCAACTGCACTCGTTTGAGAGAAATATACTTCTCCTGTAACAATCTTGTGGGGAAGATTCCAGTTGAACTCACGTCTTTGTCAAAGCTAGAGGTAATTTCTATTTATCAAAATAGCTTAACAGGAGAAATACCAGCTTCTTTTGGGAACATTTCCTCCTTCCGAAGTATCACTTTGGATGCAAATGGACTGCAATGGAGCATTCCAGAATCCTTTGGTCAGCTAACAAACTTAAAAGTCCTTTCACTTTATAAAAACAAGTTATCTGGTATGTTCCCTGTCTCACTATATAACCTCTCCAGTCTTAAAATTATCTATCTCTCAGAAAACCAATTCCATGGGATCCTTCCACGAGACATAGGCTTTACTCTTCCAAAGCTCTATGCACTAGAAATTGGAAATAACCTTTTCTCAGGGAGATTTCCAAATTCCATCTCCAATATTTCAACACTGGGAATAATTGATTTCTGTCATAATAGTTTTATTGGACCAGTCCCCAGCAACTTGGCAGATCTTCAAAATCTTCGACTATTCTTTATTGCTGGAAATCAATGTGGAGGAGGTAAAGCTGGTGATTTAGATTTTGTAAATTCTTTGATCAATTGTACACATCTTGAAACTGTGGACCTACGCCTTAATGGTTTTGAGGGTACCCTTCCCAACTTTAAAGCCAATCTTTCAACACAACTCTCACAGCTTTATTTAGGAGATAATCGAATATCTGGAACCATTCCTGCTGATATTGAGAATCTCGTCAACTTAACCTTATTGGACATGACATATAACTTTCTCGAAGGTAATATTTCATCCAGTATAGGTAAGCTTCCAAAACTTCAAAAATTGCTCTTAAATGGAAATAGACTTTCAGGACAGATACCTTCCTCTATAGGCAATCTAACTCTTTTGTATGAACTCCATTTAGGAGCCAACAATTTGAATGCAAGCATTCCTTCCAGCCTTGGTAATTGTAAAAATTTACAATACCTAAACCTTGGTGACAATAACCTTCAAGGCCCAATACCTAAACAACTCTTTTGTATTTCCTCCTTATCAACATCTCTGAACTTATCTAATAATTCTCTGGTCGGTTCCCTACCAATAGAAATTGGTAACTTGAAGAGTCTTTCTACCATAGATGTCTCCAAAAACAAATTCTTCGGAGAAATCCCCTCCTCCATTGGTGATTGTAATAGTTTGGAACATCTTTATATGGGGAGTAATTTCTTTAAGGGAACCATTCCTCAATCGTTGACTCTTTTGAAGGGACTTCAAGATTTAGTTCTCTCACTCAACAACTTATCAGGGCAAATCCCAAAGGATCTAGAGAAACTTGTAGCCTTGCAGAGATTAAATTTGTCTTTCAATAATCTTGAGGGGGAGGTACCAACAAAAGGAATATTTGGAAATGCAAGTGCGGTTGAAGTGAATGGAAATGAGAAGCTTTGTGGGGGAATTGCAGAGTTACAATTGCCTACATGCACAAACCATGGATATACAAAACGAGAAAAGTCCAATGCTTTTGGATTAGTTGTGGCGATAATCAGTGCggttcttggttttcttttgatatcttcttttcttattcttttttggaTAAGAAGATCAAAAAGTAAACCTCCATCCACACCATTAATTGGTGACCTGTTCTTAAGGCTTTCTTACAAAGAGCTCTTTCAAGCTACTGGAGGATTTTCTTCAGCTAATTTCATTGGTTCCGGTAGTTTTGGCTCTGTATACAAAGGGATTATCGACCAGGATGAAACAATTGTCGCAGTCAAGGTACTCAACCTTCAAAATTCAAGAGTTTACAAGAGCTTTATGTCTGAATGCAAAGTATTAAGAAACATTCGACATCGAAATCTTGTCAAGATTATAACTTCCTGTTCAAGTCTTGATTCAAAAGGCAAAGATTTCAAAGCCCTTGTTTATGAGTTCATGCCCAATGGGAATCTAGATGATTGGTTGCATATGCCAATGGAGGTACATAATCACTCAAGGAATTTAAATCTTCTTCAAAGATTAAACATCGCAATTGATGTGGCTTCTGCATTGGATTACCTTCATTACCATTGTTATGCAACAATTGTTCATTGTGACTTGAAGCCAAGCAATATTCTACTTGACAATGATATGACTGCACATGTCGGTGATTTTGGTTTGGCGAGGTTACTTTTAGAACCTGACGACGATTCATCCCATGCTCAAAGCAGTACCATTGGGATAAAAGGATCTATTGGTTATGTTGCTCCAGGTAACAAATAA